The following coding sequences are from one Acidimicrobiia bacterium window:
- a CDS encoding nitrite/sulfite reductase, producing the protein MNPPQATLTPLDPAIEADIVKFEEMLALYHADQLDPDVFRVFRLNNGIYGQRQGGTNHMVRVKVPYGSMTADQLDLLGAVVEEHSRGWGHITTRQNLQFHFVQLDDIPLVMRKLATVGLSTREACGDTVRNVQGCHLAGACPYEVLDISAWAEAVHQHFLRNPLAQRMPRKFKINFSGCDTDCGQAMFNDVGVIAAKRTAEDGQIEHGFRVFVAGGLGTTPFAALALEEFTSRQDLLPTIESVLRVFDQTGNRDNKLRARMKWVVEHLGIEEVRKQVFSIRKLLPASATWPGGIPAVVTELGDTPAGQDSDQTPTLIGQGVAVTLGPGTPYDRWVKANVVRGAANGTVSAYAWCELGDITGHQFRALAGVVRKFTGDIRVTNRQNFVLRGLNESQLPELYQDLLTANMAQPGAELVRDVVACPGADTCNLAVTQSRGLAKAIDQALEEAGLADVGGVRINISGCPNSCGQHHTADIGFFGAERRAHGQSAPGYQMLLGGYVGQEQIHFGTKALRLPARNAPQAVVRVMRQFVGERLAAETFRQWIDRVGGVTEITKGLRDLDQFPLPTEGPEFYTDFDETDPYVAEVGDSECAT; encoded by the coding sequence ATGAACCCACCCCAGGCCACCCTCACCCCCTTAGACCCCGCCATCGAGGCAGACATAGTCAAGTTCGAAGAAATGCTGGCCCTCTACCACGCCGACCAACTCGACCCCGATGTCTTTCGGGTATTTCGCCTCAACAACGGCATCTACGGCCAACGACAAGGCGGCACCAACCACATGGTGCGCGTCAAAGTGCCCTACGGCTCAATGACCGCCGACCAACTCGACCTCCTCGGCGCAGTTGTTGAAGAACACAGCCGCGGTTGGGGGCACATCACCACCCGACAAAACCTACAATTCCATTTTGTGCAACTCGACGACATCCCCCTCGTTATGCGCAAACTGGCCACCGTGGGGCTCTCTACCCGAGAGGCCTGCGGCGACACCGTACGCAACGTGCAAGGCTGCCACCTGGCCGGCGCCTGCCCTTACGAAGTTCTCGACATAAGCGCCTGGGCCGAAGCCGTACACCAGCATTTTCTGCGCAACCCACTCGCCCAACGCATGCCCCGAAAGTTCAAAATCAACTTCTCAGGTTGCGACACCGACTGCGGCCAAGCCATGTTCAACGACGTCGGGGTCATCGCCGCCAAACGCACCGCCGAAGACGGTCAGATCGAACACGGTTTTCGCGTCTTCGTAGCCGGCGGGTTAGGCACCACACCATTTGCCGCCTTGGCCCTCGAAGAGTTCACCAGTCGCCAAGACCTGCTGCCAACTATTGAATCCGTACTGCGGGTCTTTGACCAAACCGGCAACCGCGACAACAAACTCCGGGCCCGCATGAAATGGGTAGTCGAACACCTCGGCATAGAAGAAGTACGTAAACAAGTTTTCTCTATCCGGAAACTCCTCCCTGCCTCGGCGACCTGGCCCGGCGGTATCCCCGCGGTGGTCACAGAATTAGGCGACACCCCGGCCGGCCAAGACAGCGACCAAACACCCACCCTTATCGGCCAAGGAGTAGCCGTAACTCTCGGCCCCGGCACCCCCTACGACCGGTGGGTAAAAGCCAACGTGGTGCGAGGCGCAGCAAACGGAACCGTCTCGGCCTACGCCTGGTGCGAACTCGGCGACATTACCGGCCACCAATTTCGCGCCCTCGCCGGAGTAGTGCGCAAATTCACCGGCGACATTCGAGTCACCAACCGGCAAAACTTTGTCTTGCGCGGGCTCAACGAAAGCCAACTCCCCGAACTCTACCAAGACCTCTTAACCGCCAACATGGCCCAACCAGGCGCCGAACTAGTACGCGATGTGGTGGCCTGCCCCGGCGCCGACACCTGCAACCTGGCCGTCACACAAAGCCGCGGCTTAGCCAAAGCAATCGACCAAGCCCTCGAAGAAGCCGGCCTGGCCGACGTGGGCGGCGTGCGCATAAACATTTCCGGATGCCCCAACAGTTGCGGACAACACCACACCGCCGACATCGGTTTCTTCGGCGCCGAACGCCGAGCCCACGGACAATCAGCCCCCGGCTACCAAATGCTGCTCGGCGGCTACGTCGGCCAAGAACAAATTCACTTTGGCACCAAAGCCCTGCGACTCCCCGCCCGCAATGCCCCTCAAGCCGTAGTGCGGGTCATGCGCCAATTTGTCGGCGAACGCCTCGCCGCAGAAACCTTCCGCCAGTGGATAGACCGAGTCGGCGGGGTGACAGAAATAACTAAAGGCCTGCGAGATCTTGACCAGTTCCCTCTGCCCACCGAAGGGCCCGAGTTCTACACCGACTTTGACGAAACCGACCCCTATGTAGCAGAAGTCGGCGACTCAGAATGCGCCACCTAA
- a CDS encoding MBL fold metallo-hydrolase codes for MAVKHVGEDAPAYGVIEQVSPLVRRVMAQNPSVFTYHGTGTFIVGPPSGGSVAIVDPGPDDDEHVAALLAAVKGQTVSHLLITHTHPDHSPAAAAVKKATGAPTWGYGPHPQAAIDAHQKRVAQAIADGEKPEASDGEGAGDQDFVPDHLVTDGQIIAGPGYTFEALHTPGHISNHLCFAFQEEATLFSGDHVMGWSTTVIPAPDGDLNDYLANLRRLLTRDETLYRPTHGPAITEPVSYVADLIAHREARSEQILAGLTDGPRTIMSLVTEMYAHVDEKLHKPAAASVYAHLLALKTTNKVTANDPTDPEAPWSLT; via the coding sequence ATGGCCGTAAAACATGTTGGCGAAGATGCTCCTGCTTACGGAGTCATAGAGCAGGTTTCCCCATTAGTGCGCCGGGTTATGGCCCAAAACCCTTCAGTGTTTACCTACCACGGCACCGGCACTTTTATTGTGGGGCCACCTTCAGGTGGGTCGGTGGCCATTGTTGACCCCGGGCCCGACGACGACGAACATGTGGCCGCTTTGCTGGCTGCCGTAAAAGGCCAAACGGTCAGCCATTTGTTGATCACCCACACCCACCCCGACCACTCCCCCGCAGCAGCAGCCGTAAAAAAAGCCACCGGAGCCCCCACCTGGGGTTACGGCCCCCACCCGCAAGCAGCCATCGACGCCCACCAAAAACGTGTAGCACAAGCAATAGCCGACGGAGAAAAACCCGAAGCCTCAGACGGCGAAGGAGCAGGCGACCAAGACTTCGTGCCCGACCATTTAGTCACCGATGGGCAAATCATTGCCGGCCCCGGGTACACCTTCGAAGCCCTCCACACCCCCGGGCACATCTCAAACCACCTGTGCTTTGCCTTTCAAGAAGAGGCCACACTTTTTTCTGGCGACCACGTCATGGGGTGGTCCACCACGGTGATCCCCGCACCCGACGGCGACCTCAACGATTACTTGGCCAACCTGCGGCGGCTATTAACCCGAGACGAAACGCTGTACCGCCCCACCCACGGGCCAGCCATCACCGAACCAGTGAGTTACGTAGCCGACCTCATTGCCCACCGCGAAGCCCGCAGCGAACAAATATTGGCCGGCCTGACCGACGGGCCCCGCACCATCATGTCGCTGGTGACCGAGATGTACGCCCACGTCGACGAAAAGCTTCACAAACCAGCCGCTGCCTCGGTATATGCCCACCTGTTGGCTTTAAAAACCACCAACAAAGTCACCGCCAACGACCCCACCGACCCCGAAGCCCCCTGGTCGCTTACCTAA
- a CDS encoding cytochrome P450 gives MKLGQINLSGLDEFWALPMEDRVAAFNTLRNEDSVRFFEEAVTPYLPPGPGYWAITRHADVIEASKNPQLFCSGSGVNIPDVPPEFNEFFGSMINMDDPRHARFRKIVSAGFTPRMMTSLMEGVERTATEVVDRIAGLGECDFVTEVASRLPLVIICDMMGIDPDRYDEVFQLSNIVLSNGDPEYIDPEANPLEAFLMAGAGLAEIMNETAEARRGGDGTDLTSLLVNAEVDGERLTKEELASFFVLLCVAGNETTRTAISWGLEYLTQNPEQRAIWLNDIEGVTPSAVEEIVRMASPVIHFRRTVTTDGAMLGGHEFSAGDKIVLWYNSANRDSAVFENPDVFDVRRDPNPHVGFGGPGPHFCLGAHLARREISVIFRELLTRLPDIHTTAEPDRLRSGFVNGIKHLPCAYTPA, from the coding sequence ATGAAACTTGGGCAAATTAATCTTTCGGGTCTAGATGAGTTTTGGGCGTTGCCCATGGAAGATCGGGTGGCGGCTTTCAACACTTTGCGCAACGAAGATTCCGTCCGGTTTTTCGAGGAGGCCGTTACCCCGTATTTGCCACCTGGCCCGGGGTATTGGGCTATTACTCGCCATGCCGACGTTATTGAGGCCAGCAAAAACCCGCAGCTTTTTTGTTCGGGTAGTGGGGTAAATATTCCAGATGTCCCACCGGAGTTCAACGAGTTTTTTGGGTCCATGATCAACATGGACGACCCTAGGCACGCTCGTTTTCGTAAGATCGTGTCGGCGGGTTTTACCCCGCGCATGATGACTTCGTTGATGGAAGGGGTGGAGCGCACCGCTACTGAGGTGGTGGATCGTATTGCCGGGTTGGGGGAGTGCGATTTTGTAACGGAGGTAGCCAGTCGTCTGCCTTTGGTCATTATTTGCGACATGATGGGTATCGACCCTGACCGTTACGACGAGGTGTTTCAGCTAAGCAATATTGTTTTGAGTAACGGTGACCCGGAGTACATCGACCCGGAGGCCAACCCGTTGGAGGCTTTTTTGATGGCCGGGGCGGGTTTGGCGGAGATCATGAACGAAACGGCGGAGGCTCGCCGGGGCGGGGACGGTACAGATTTAACGTCGCTGTTGGTCAACGCCGAGGTTGATGGCGAGAGGTTAACGAAAGAAGAGTTGGCGTCATTTTTTGTGTTGCTGTGCGTGGCGGGTAACGAAACAACCCGTACCGCTATTTCGTGGGGGTTGGAGTATCTGACGCAAAACCCCGAGCAGCGAGCGATTTGGTTGAACGATATTGAGGGTGTTACGCCGTCGGCGGTAGAAGAGATTGTGCGTATGGCGTCGCCGGTTATTCATTTTCGTCGCACGGTGACTACCGATGGGGCGATGTTGGGTGGCCACGAGTTTTCTGCCGGTGACAAAATTGTTTTGTGGTACAACTCGGCCAACCGGGACAGTGCGGTGTTTGAGAACCCGGATGTTTTTGATGTGCGCCGCGACCCGAATCCGCACGTGGGTTTTGGTGGGCCGGGGCCGCATTTTTGTTTGGGGGCCCATTTGGCTCGTCGTGAAATCTCGGTGATTTTTCGAGAACTCTTAACTCGTTTGCCGGATATTCACACCACGGCCGAACCGGACCGTTTGCGTTCGGGTTTCGTTAATGGCATCAAGCATTTGCCTTGCGCTTACACCCCGGCCTAA
- a CDS encoding SDR family NAD(P)-dependent oxidoreductase, with protein MKDLKNKVAVVTGAASGIGLAMTEAFVAQGMKVVMADVDENALSAQATRLEASGAAVLGVLCDVTDPAAVQALADATVEQFGAAHVLCNNAGIAPAGPMLGVTAEEWQWTVGVNVLGVAYGVTTFGPLMVAQGEGHIINTASQAGLMTTEVLGMYCATKHAVVGLSESLYRELVDSPVGVSCLCPELVSTEIFDAARLRPDWVEVDEAHDALQPMLRELLDTRGIAPSLVADAVVEAILADRFWVFTHEVTVPQAQRRFADLLAGRNPSLLEEGDSE; from the coding sequence ATGAAAGATTTAAAAAATAAAGTAGCGGTAGTGACCGGGGCGGCCAGTGGGATTGGTCTGGCTATGACCGAAGCGTTTGTGGCGCAAGGCATGAAGGTGGTCATGGCCGATGTAGATGAAAATGCTTTGTCGGCTCAAGCCACTCGGCTTGAGGCATCGGGGGCGGCCGTGTTGGGTGTGCTTTGTGACGTCACTGACCCGGCGGCGGTGCAGGCTTTGGCTGATGCGACAGTTGAGCAGTTTGGTGCGGCGCATGTGTTGTGTAATAACGCGGGTATTGCTCCGGCGGGCCCCATGTTGGGGGTCACCGCCGAAGAGTGGCAGTGGACGGTGGGGGTAAATGTTTTGGGGGTGGCTTACGGGGTGACGACTTTTGGCCCGTTGATGGTGGCTCAGGGGGAGGGTCACATTATTAATACGGCTTCGCAGGCTGGTTTGATGACTACCGAAGTGTTGGGCATGTATTGCGCTACTAAGCATGCGGTGGTGGGTTTGTCGGAATCGCTTTATCGAGAGTTGGTTGATTCGCCGGTGGGGGTGTCGTGTTTATGCCCGGAGTTGGTGAGTACAGAAATTTTTGATGCGGCGCGGTTGCGTCCAGATTGGGTGGAGGTCGATGAGGCCCATGACGCTTTGCAGCCGATGTTGCGGGAGTTACTAGATACCAGGGGCATTGCCCCTTCTTTGGTGGCCGATGCGGTGGTGGAAGCAATTTTGGCTGATCGTTTTTGGGTCTTTACTCATGAGGTGACGGTGCCGCAAGCTCAGCGCAGGTTTGCTGATTTGCTGGCCGGTCGTAACCCGTCGCTTCTCGAAGAGGGCGATTCCGAATGA
- a CDS encoding CoA transferase — protein MPGPLDGIKIVELSVAITGPLAAGILVDQGAECIKIERGPGGDILRHLGCKIQDISSSFQICNRGKRSVVLDLSRAEGLAITKDLIAKADVVIQNYRPGVAERLGVAYSDVVAYNPEVIYADLSGFGPTGPHASRRVYDTAIQAASGLADNQTGLNDEKPVFLRQLIADKLTAHTMSQAITAALFARSRGTGGQRIELSMLDAAIAFLFVDGADHEILLDADHSGTQSMTAANTPIPLADGHVAVAVPDNTGFHGLADAFGVDSSDPDLTNLSDRLQNLDKAREIRKQVMENALTVTVEEATEALDARGVPFGIIRQVEEVADDPQVEANQTFVAHTHPTAGRVNQPRPPAVFHGTPVTLREHSAPTLGQHTDEVVTETGRADQIAALRKAGVIA, from the coding sequence ATGCCCGGCCCCTTAGATGGAATAAAAATAGTCGAACTCTCCGTAGCCATTACCGGCCCCCTGGCCGCCGGCATTTTGGTAGACCAAGGAGCGGAGTGCATCAAAATTGAGCGCGGACCAGGTGGCGACATCTTGCGCCACTTAGGCTGCAAGATCCAAGACATTTCGTCCAGTTTTCAGATATGCAACCGCGGCAAACGCTCCGTTGTCTTAGACCTCAGCCGGGCCGAAGGCCTAGCAATCACCAAAGACCTCATAGCCAAAGCCGATGTGGTTATCCAAAACTATCGACCCGGAGTAGCCGAACGCCTCGGCGTGGCTTACTCAGATGTCGTGGCCTACAACCCTGAAGTTATTTACGCCGACCTCAGCGGTTTTGGCCCCACCGGCCCCCACGCCAGTCGGCGGGTCTACGACACAGCCATCCAGGCCGCCTCAGGGTTAGCCGACAACCAAACCGGCCTCAACGATGAAAAACCAGTATTCCTGCGCCAACTCATAGCGGACAAACTCACCGCCCACACTATGAGCCAAGCCATAACTGCTGCGCTCTTTGCCCGCTCCCGAGGCACCGGAGGCCAACGCATTGAACTCTCAATGCTTGATGCAGCCATCGCCTTTTTGTTTGTCGACGGTGCCGACCACGAAATCTTGCTCGACGCCGACCACTCCGGAACACAATCCATGACCGCAGCAAATACGCCCATCCCTCTGGCCGACGGCCACGTAGCGGTCGCCGTACCCGACAACACCGGTTTTCACGGACTCGCCGATGCTTTCGGCGTAGACAGTTCAGACCCCGACCTGACCAACCTCAGCGACCGGTTGCAAAACCTTGACAAGGCCCGGGAAATACGCAAACAAGTCATGGAGAATGCCTTAACGGTCACCGTTGAAGAAGCCACGGAAGCCCTCGATGCCCGAGGCGTGCCGTTTGGCATCATCCGCCAAGTTGAAGAAGTTGCCGACGATCCACAGGTCGAAGCCAACCAAACTTTTGTCGCCCACACTCACCCCACAGCAGGTCGGGTCAACCAGCCCCGACCGCCAGCGGTTTTTCACGGCACCCCAGTGACTTTACGCGAACATTCTGCCCCAACCTTGGGCCAACACACCGACGAAGTAGTGACCGAAACCGGGCGAGCCGACCAAATCGCCGCCCTCAGAAAAGCCGGAGTTATCGCATGA
- a CDS encoding NUDIX domain-containing protein: MIEENDLKRYDSWNKHHALHGTTELIPAATVVILRDQEEGLEVLMLRKNSKIAFGGAWVFPGGRIDPEDQVTGADGSVDDLATASAAAAREAAEEADITVDAENLVWFAHWTPPPITPKRYATFFLAARSAAGNAGEVAIDHGEITEHEWMRPQDALTRRDQGDIELVVPTWMTLTLLTRFTNVDQALVALDDMDPIFYLTHMARTDNGPVAMWEGDAGYDATDSSIPGARHRLTLGKERFVFEQTTD; this comes from the coding sequence ATGATCGAAGAAAACGACCTCAAGCGTTACGACAGTTGGAACAAACACCACGCCCTGCACGGCACAACCGAACTCATCCCTGCCGCCACCGTAGTTATTTTGCGAGACCAAGAAGAGGGCCTCGAAGTGCTCATGTTGCGTAAAAATTCCAAAATCGCTTTCGGTGGGGCCTGGGTGTTCCCCGGCGGGCGCATCGACCCCGAAGACCAAGTAACCGGTGCCGACGGGTCAGTAGACGACCTGGCCACCGCCTCGGCCGCTGCGGCACGCGAAGCCGCCGAAGAAGCCGACATCACCGTCGACGCAGAAAACTTAGTGTGGTTCGCCCACTGGACACCCCCGCCTATTACCCCCAAACGTTACGCCACTTTCTTTCTGGCCGCCCGATCGGCTGCCGGAAATGCCGGCGAAGTGGCCATAGACCACGGCGAAATAACCGAACACGAATGGATGCGCCCCCAAGACGCCTTAACCCGCCGCGACCAAGGGGACATAGAACTGGTAGTCCCCACCTGGATGACCCTCACCTTGTTGACCCGCTTTACCAACGTTGACCAAGCCCTAGTCGCACTCGACGACATGGACCCCATATTCTATCTAACCCACATGGCTCGCACCGACAACGGCCCGGTGGCCATGTGGGAAGGCGACGCTGGCTACGACGCCACCGACTCATCAATACCCGGTGCCCGTCACCGTTTGACCTTGGGCAAAGAGCGCTTTGTTTTTGAACAAACCACCGACTAG
- a CDS encoding HAD family hydrolase: MNTTTPLSGLTAAQVTQRVTDGRTNDVPDAPVRTTTEIIRTNVLTPVNAIMGSLLVLILVAGFASDALFAGVIISNSVIGIFQELKARNTLNALAVLSAPQARVVRDGEVSELPVSEVVADDLLALLPGDQIVVDGQILDGLGLEIDESLLTGEADPVEKTTGDEVLSGSFVSAGSGHYQATRIGAEAYAVSLAEEARQFKLADSELRKGVNTILRWLSFIIPPASLLLLLRLLMEEDEASEALRGMVAAAVAMVPDGLVLLTSLSFIVGVIALARRQALAKELATVELLARVDVLCLDKTGTITTGDISYAGLEALGSADPKAALGAMAAADPHPNPTLQAIAAAHPNPGWTAAALLPFSSARKWAVTDFGPHGVFHLGAPDILLSEEATDLRQQVVAHAEQGRRVLVLTHCTESGADLETLPGQRTPLAFVLLEDTVKPDAPEILGYLADQGITLKVISGDHPSTVAAVARRAGIANADTGFDARDLPQDPEELAKVLANHTVFGRVTPHQKRAMVAALQSSGHTVAMTGDGVNDVLALKDADMGIAMGSGSSATRAVAQLVLLDDRFATLPRVLSEGRRVINNIERVANLFITKATYAVLLTVLVGLLGSPFPFLPKQLTLIGTFSIGLPGFFLALAPDTSLVRPGFLPRVLRFSLPAGVAAGLATFVGYEIVRASSATLDEARTAATIILLATGLSILLSISRPLLRWKVALVAAMGLAYVGIMLSASAREFFELASPPTSMWWVIALCAGLGSLAVALVPRFFVNPQE; encoded by the coding sequence GTGAACACCACCACGCCCCTCAGCGGGCTCACCGCTGCCCAAGTAACCCAACGAGTAACCGACGGCCGCACCAACGATGTGCCTGACGCTCCGGTGCGCACCACCACCGAAATCATCCGGACCAACGTACTGACCCCGGTCAACGCCATCATGGGGTCGCTGCTGGTGCTCATTTTGGTGGCCGGTTTTGCCAGCGACGCTTTGTTTGCCGGAGTGATTATTTCCAACAGCGTGATCGGTATTTTTCAAGAACTCAAAGCCCGCAACACCCTCAACGCTTTAGCCGTGTTATCGGCACCACAAGCACGGGTAGTGCGAGACGGCGAAGTTAGCGAACTACCGGTTTCTGAAGTGGTAGCCGATGACCTTTTAGCTTTATTGCCGGGTGACCAAATTGTGGTCGATGGGCAAATCCTCGACGGTTTGGGTTTAGAAATTGACGAATCGTTGCTCACCGGTGAAGCCGACCCGGTAGAAAAAACCACCGGCGACGAAGTGCTCTCGGGCAGTTTTGTCTCCGCAGGGTCGGGCCACTACCAAGCCACCCGCATCGGTGCCGAGGCCTACGCTGTGTCGCTGGCCGAAGAAGCCCGCCAATTCAAACTGGCCGACAGCGAGCTCCGAAAAGGCGTCAACACCATCTTGCGGTGGCTGAGTTTCATTATCCCGCCTGCCTCTTTGCTGCTTTTGTTGCGCCTGCTCATGGAAGAAGACGAAGCCTCTGAAGCCTTACGGGGCATGGTGGCCGCTGCGGTGGCCATGGTGCCCGACGGCTTGGTGCTGCTGACCAGCCTGTCATTCATTGTGGGGGTCATTGCTTTAGCCCGCCGCCAAGCCTTGGCCAAAGAACTCGCCACCGTAGAATTACTGGCCCGCGTCGATGTACTCTGCCTCGACAAAACCGGCACCATCACCACCGGAGACATTTCTTACGCCGGGCTTGAAGCCTTAGGAAGCGCTGACCCAAAAGCCGCTTTGGGTGCCATGGCCGCCGCCGACCCGCACCCCAACCCCACCTTGCAAGCCATCGCTGCCGCTCACCCCAACCCCGGGTGGACCGCCGCCGCCCTGCTGCCATTTTCTTCAGCCCGCAAATGGGCGGTCACCGACTTTGGCCCCCACGGGGTATTCCATTTAGGGGCACCAGACATTTTGTTGAGCGAAGAAGCCACCGACCTGCGCCAACAAGTAGTAGCCCACGCCGAACAAGGCCGGCGCGTGCTGGTACTTACCCACTGCACCGAATCGGGCGCCGACTTAGAAACCTTGCCCGGCCAGCGCACCCCCCTTGCTTTCGTACTCTTAGAAGACACCGTCAAGCCCGATGCCCCAGAAATCCTTGGTTACCTCGCTGACCAAGGCATCACCTTGAAAGTTATTTCTGGGGATCACCCCTCAACGGTGGCCGCCGTGGCTCGCCGAGCCGGCATAGCCAACGCCGACACCGGTTTTGATGCTCGCGACCTGCCCCAAGACCCCGAAGAGTTGGCCAAAGTTTTAGCCAACCACACTGTTTTTGGTCGCGTCACCCCGCATCAAAAACGAGCCATGGTGGCCGCCCTGCAATCTAGTGGCCACACGGTCGCCATGACCGGCGACGGGGTAAACGACGTGCTGGCGCTCAAAGACGCCGACATGGGTATCGCCATGGGCTCCGGCAGTTCTGCTACTCGAGCAGTAGCCCAATTGGTGTTGCTCGATGACCGGTTTGCCACCCTGCCCCGGGTGCTCAGCGAAGGCCGCCGGGTAATCAACAACATTGAGCGAGTAGCCAACCTATTTATTACCAAAGCCACCTATGCGGTGCTACTTACCGTACTTGTTGGTTTGCTGGGCAGCCCGTTTCCTTTCTTACCCAAACAACTCACTTTGATCGGCACATTTTCGATCGGTTTACCCGGGTTCTTTTTAGCCTTAGCGCCCGACACCAGTTTGGTGCGTCCAGGGTTTTTGCCGCGAGTACTGCGTTTTTCGTTACCGGCTGGGGTGGCCGCCGGCTTGGCCACGTTTGTGGGCTACGAGATAGTGCGGGCCAGCAGCGCCACCTTGGATGAAGCCCGAACAGCAGCCACCATCATTTTGCTGGCCACCGGATTGAGTATTTTGTTGTCTATCAGCCGCCCGCTACTGCGCTGGAAGGTCGCCTTGGTGGCCGCCATGGGGCTGGCCTACGTGGGGATCATGCTTAGCGCCTCGGCTCGAGAGTTTTTTGAATTGGCTTCACCGCCCACCAGCATGTGGTGGGTCATTGCATTATGCGCAGGCCTTGGTTCGTTGGCGGTTGCTTTAGTCCCCCGTTTTTTTGTCAACCCACAAGAGTAA
- a CDS encoding Glu/Leu/Phe/Val dehydrogenase, with amino-acid sequence MSDEHISLFATATAQFNRGADLVGLSDDLRCIMSQPKNEIIVNFPVLMDDGNYRVFRGYRIQHNNLLGPFKGGMRFSPLVNLDEVKALASWMTWKSALCDIPFGGAKGGITFNPWDHSTGELERIVRRFTHSLSTNIGPDHDIPAPDMGSNAQSMVWMMDTYANSTGASERQNVKRIVTGKTLETGGSPGREKATGQGVVFCLQHWADEVGFDLSSATVAIQGWGNVGSATGRILQVHGAQVLAASDHAGAIANPEGIDAFDLTDWVQEHGSVKGFPQAEAIDPADLWSQDVDILIPAALENQVTSENAGSIKAQVIVEAANGPTTLAAEDILAERGIDILPDILVNAGGVVVSYFEWLQNRSAQRWDIDDVDFKLREILWSASDAVVAIRQELGIASRRDAAYAVALRRLEKVYQQRGIFP; translated from the coding sequence ATGTCCGATGAACACATCAGTTTGTTCGCTACGGCGACTGCTCAATTCAACCGTGGAGCCGACCTGGTTGGCCTCTCCGATGATTTGCGTTGCATTATGTCGCAACCAAAAAATGAGATCATCGTCAACTTTCCTGTTTTGATGGATGACGGCAACTACCGGGTTTTCCGTGGCTACCGCATTCAACACAACAATTTGCTTGGGCCTTTCAAAGGGGGCATGCGTTTTAGTCCCTTGGTGAACCTTGATGAGGTAAAGGCCTTGGCCTCGTGGATGACTTGGAAATCCGCTTTGTGTGACATTCCTTTTGGGGGCGCTAAAGGCGGCATCACCTTTAACCCGTGGGACCACAGCACCGGCGAATTGGAACGCATTGTGCGGCGCTTCACCCACAGTTTGAGCACCAACATCGGGCCCGACCACGATATTCCGGCACCCGACATGGGCTCGAATGCGCAGTCCATGGTGTGGATGATGGATACCTACGCTAATTCCACCGGGGCCTCGGAGCGCCAAAACGTAAAACGGATTGTTACCGGTAAAACGTTAGAAACCGGCGGCAGCCCTGGACGAGAAAAAGCCACGGGCCAAGGCGTGGTATTTTGTTTACAACACTGGGCCGACGAAGTGGGGTTTGATTTGTCAAGCGCCACCGTAGCCATACAGGGTTGGGGCAACGTGGGAAGCGCCACAGGCCGTATTTTGCAGGTCCATGGGGCACAGGTTTTGGCCGCTTCTGACCATGCGGGAGCCATTGCTAACCCCGAAGGCATCGATGCTTTTGACCTCACCGACTGGGTACAAGAACATGGTTCGGTAAAAGGTTTCCCCCAAGCCGAGGCCATAGACCCCGCCGATTTGTGGTCTCAGGATGTAGATATTTTGATTCCGGCCGCTTTAGAAAATCAGGTCACTTCAGAAAACGCTGGATCAATCAAAGCCCAGGTAATTGTGGAAGCAGCCAACGGCCCCACCACTTTGGCTGCCGAAGATATTTTGGCCGAACGAGGCATAGATATTTTGCCGGACATTTTGGTTAACGCCGGTGGCGTGGTGGTGTCTTACTTTGAATGGCTGCAGAACCGTTCGGCACAACGCTGGGATATTGACGACGTGGATTTCAAACTGCGAGAGATTTTATGGTCGGCCAGCGATGCGGTGGTGGCCATTCGTCAAGAACTCGGTATCGCGTCTCGGCGTGATGCGGCCTACGCCGTGGCTTTACGCCGGCTCGAGAAGGTGTACCAGCAGCGGGGAATTTTCCCCTAA
- a CDS encoding WhiB family transcriptional regulator: MTEVAVTMPKEYPTMSWIDNGSCRGESKIFFAPFAERPEARVRREAKARQVCAECASMDPCKTYARTNRELGFWGGESESERATAGFAPTTPIIGRRQVAAQRAAAALFKTG, encoded by the coding sequence ATGACCGAAGTAGCAGTCACCATGCCAAAGGAATACCCCACCATGAGTTGGATAGACAATGGCAGTTGCCGCGGTGAAAGCAAAATATTCTTCGCTCCTTTCGCCGAACGTCCCGAAGCTCGAGTGCGCCGCGAGGCCAAAGCTCGACAAGTATGCGCCGAATGCGCTTCCATGGACCCCTGCAAAACCTACGCACGCACCAATCGTGAACTCGGTTTCTGGGGTGGCGAATCAGAGTCCGAACGAGCCACCGCCGGGTTCGCTCCCACCACACCTATCATCGGTCGCCGCCAGGTCGCCGCTCAACGAGCCGCCGCTGCACTTTTCAAAACCGGCTGA